From one Brassica oleracea var. oleracea cultivar TO1000 unplaced genomic scaffold, BOL UnpScaffold01021, whole genome shotgun sequence genomic stretch:
- the LOC106320685 gene encoding phospholipase A1-Ialpha2, chloroplastic-like, protein MAVRSLVQNPNLKHVSILRSDKNLQQTFPDLPYLVSLRYSNCHTSKRLVVSSSSVLSTHIPTSRVASGPVSRAQAPSSGAEATVPLSRVWREIQGCNNWQDLIEPLNPLLQQEITRYGNLVSTCYKAFDLNPNSKRYLNCKYGRKTLLRETGIDQPEDYQVTKYIYATPDININIRPIQNVANKGARWVGYVAVSSDDSVKRLGRRDVVVTFRGTVTNPEWLANFMSSLTPARFHPHNMRPDVKVESGFLSLYTSDESESKFGLVSCRQQLLSEISRLMNKYKGEDMSITLAGHSMGSSLAHLLAYDIAELGLNKKIGERDVPVTVFSFAGPRVGNLEFKKRCEELGVKVLRITNVNDPITKLPGFLFNENFRVLGGFYELPWSCSCYAHVGVQLTLDFFDVQNMSCVHDLETYIDLINCRRLNSRSAETDGEKSSENVAWEYLKQKGEKLMFFKGQRIMHWSNVVNLLSSLSYHMLYCNIF, encoded by the coding sequence ATGGCGGTTAGATCTCTTgtccaaaaccctaatttgaaacATGTTTCAATTCTAAGATCAGACAAAAATCTACAACAAACATTTCCTGATCTTCCTTATCTTGTCTCTCTCCGCTATTCCAACTGTCACACTTCCAAAAGACTtgtagtttcttcttcttcagtatTATCAACACACATTCCAACTTCTCGGGTTGCTTCTGGTCCTGTATCTCGTGCTCAGGCACCGTCCTCCGGTGCAGAAGCGACGGTGCCTTTGTCTCGGGTCTGGAGAGAGATACAAGGATGTAACAACTGGCAAGATCTTATCGAACCTTTAAATCCTCTTCTCCAACAAGAGATCACTCGCTACGGAAACTTAGTTTCCACTTGTTACAAAGCCTTCGATCTAAACCCGAATTCTAAACGTTACTTGAACTGCAAGTATGGCAGAAAAACCTTACTTAGAGAAACCGGAATCGACCAACCTGAAGATTACCAAGTCACTAAATACATCTACGCAACGCCGGACATAAACATCAACATCCGTCCAATCCAAAACGTGGCCAATAAGGGCGCACGTTGGGTAGGTTACGTTGCAGTTTCATCTGATGACTCGGTAAAACGTTTAGGGAGGAGAGACGTCGTGGTTACATTTCGTGGAACGGTAACTAACCCTGAATGGTTGGCTAACTTCATGAGCTCTTTGACTCCGGCTAGGTTCCATCCTCATAACATGCGGCCTGATGTGAAGGTCGAATCAGGGTTCTTGAGTTTATACACATCCGATGAGAGTGAGAGCAAGTTCGGACTAGTGAGCTGTAGACAACAGCTTCTGTCCGAAATATCAAGATTGATGAATAAGTACAAAGGAGAAGATATGAGTATCACACTCGCTGGACATAGCATGGGAAGCTCATTAGCTCATCTTCTTGCTTACGACATTGCGGAACTCGGTTTAAACAAGAAGATAGGCGAGAGAGATGTTCCCGTGACTGTATTCTCTTTTGCCGGTCCTAGGGTTGGTAACTTGGAGTTCAAGAAACGTTGCGAGGAGCTAGGAGTGAAGGTTTTGAGGATCACTAACGTTAATGATCCGATCACTAAACTTCCTGGCTTTTTATTTAATgagaattttagggttttaggtggTTTTTATGAGCTTCCATGGAGTTGTTCATGTTATGCTCATGTTGGGGTCCAACTAACACTAGATTTTTTTGATGTTCAAAACATGTCTTGCGTTCATGATCTCGAGACTTATATCGATCTTATTAATTGTCGGAGATTAAACTCGAGATCAGCCGAGACCGATGGGGAAAAGAGCAGTGAAAATGTTGCCTGGGAGTATTTGAAGCAAAAGGGCGAGAAGCTGATGTTCTTCAAGGGACAACGAATTATGCATTGGAGCAACGTCGTAAATCtactttcttctctctcttatCATATGTTGTATTGTAATATATTCTAG
- the LOC106320683 gene encoding disease resistance protein RPS6-like: MASSSSSSSPVIINCAHDVFLSFRGHDVRRKFRSHFLKELDRKLITFKDDEMERGRSIAPELIKAIQGSRISVVAFSENFANSSWCLDELAEIMRCREERGQIVIPIFYDVDPSHVRYQTHAFGEIFEKTCKGRKEEDKHMWRQALTHAANIAGEDSRNWPDEAKLVEKVVNDVSSKLNSTTSNDFEDMVGIKSHMKNMNSLLNLESEEVIMVGVWGLCGVGKTTIGRALFSQLSCQFQGSIFIDKTKKNLTRAKSDDYNTQLYLQTQFLAEVQDQKDIKIQGLRAVEERLGHKRVLVVFDDMDDHVLLNALVGKTTWFGPRSRIVVISEDREFLKARGIGSDRIYEVALPSEELAFQMFCRCAFHQDSPPDGFIELATEAVKLVGNLPLCLNFLGSSLEGVKKEEWADRVPQIRIFMSKQIDKILRDGYDRLKEEDKAIFRHIACLFNHKPRDYVIRLLEDSKLDVDVGLVTLAERCLIKISGDNIIRMHEFLQEMGREIVRQPCIHEPGKREFLMECQEICDVLAKGTGTKSVLGIFLNLSEMKDTLCFGEEVFEGMTNLRFLRIYGISQEDKEIGLEFRHLNLSTLKWWDGSRKPLKEGKYYMGRQLRLLEWWGYPMWRLPSYICAENLVELIMPDSRLTMLWTGVQLLNNLKKIDLRRSKKLNELPNLSTATNLEELYLEDCWSLWKITSSIRYLKKLRKLDMKRCKELLLLPTDIDLESLHSLNLSGCSKLESFPHISRNISNLVLDETKIEEVPERIEDISGLNYILMTGFSNLKYFSSNISKLKHFEMMLFTVVTTTYDSGIMDNRTNDVFLSFHREDVRKAFVSYLHKEFMRDQDLATNVVNEIRSSRIAIVILTDNYMSSERCLDELVEIIECSEEIGQKVIPVYYDVDTVNISRQIQDIIKTESYPQKLRQAFTVVSQLQGYNFSTWDPETAVSQMLADDISFSPKELFDMETLKEEFNGLEWKEKVLFCHIACFFNNETYENVTQLLKDCGFDVGGSLEILYEKSLIQISVERVIIMRPVLQKIGRDEVLAEFINVPANRQFLMDTEGCDLLIDLTDDTKRMYGISFNISEMEQRLARDERLKGMKRLKVMRMYKDSLYGKEVRVHLVIGLHSLWERLSNI; the protein is encoded by the exons AtggcttcttcatcatcttcttcttctccagtgATTATCAATTGTGCACACGATGTATTCCTCAGCTTCAGAGGACACGACGTCCGCCGCAAGTTCCGTTCCCACTTTCTCAAGGAGCTCGACCGCAAGTTAATCACCTTCAAGGACGATGAGATGGAAAGAGGCCGATCTATTGCGCCTGAGCTTATCAAGGCCATACAAGGATCCAGGATCTCAGTTGTagcgttttccgaaaactttgcAAATTCGAGCTGGTGCTTGGATGAGTTAGCTGAGATTATGAGGTGCAGAGAAGAACGAGGCCAAATCGTGATACCCATTTTCTACGACGTGGATCCTTCTCATGTCAGGTATCAAACCCACGCCTTCGGAGAGATCTTCGAAAAGACTTGCAAAGGCAGAAAGGAGGAAGATAAACATATGTGGCGGCAGGCTTTGACCCACGCAGCCAACATAGCCGGAGAGGATTCTCGGAATTG GCCTGACGAAGCTAAATTGGTCGAGAAAGTCGTCAATGATGTTTCAAGCAAACTGAATTCAACAACATCCAATGATTTTGAGGACATGGTGGGAATCAAAAGTCACATGAAAAACATGAATTCATTGTTGAATTTGGAGTCAGAGGAGGTGATCATGGTAGGGGTTTGGGGTCTATGTGGAGTTGGTAAGACTACCATTGGACGAGCTCTCTTTAGTCAACTCTCCTGTCAATTCCAAGGCAGCATTTTCATTGATAAGACTAAGAAGAATCTTACAAGGGCTAAATCAGACGACTACAACACACAATTGTACTTGCAAACACAGTTTCTGGCTGAGGTTCAGGACCAGAAGGACATAAAGATACAGGGTTTACGTGCGGTGGAAGAAAGGTTAGGACATAAGAGAGttcttgttgtttttgatgatatggATGATCATGTCCTCTTAAATGCCTTGGTGGGGaaaactacatggtttggtcCTAGAAGTAGAATTGTTGTAATTTCAGAAGATAGGGAGTTTCTAAAGGCCCGTGGAATTGGATCTGATCGTATTTATGAGGTGGCTTTACCGTCGGAAGAGCTAGCGTTCCAGATGTTCTGCCGATGTGCATTCCATCAAGACTCTCCACCTGATGGTTTTATAGAGCTTGCTACTGAAGCTGTAAAGCTCGTCGGGAACCTTCCACTGTGTCTCAACTTCTTGGGTTCGTCCCTTGAAGGGGTGAAGAAGGAGGAGTGGGCAGATAGGGTGCCTCAGATCAGAATTTTTATGAGTAAACagattgataaaatattaagagaCGGCTATGATAggttaaaagaagaagataaggcAATATTTCGTCACATCGCTTGTTTATTTAATCATAAGCCACGTGACTACGTGATACGGTTGCTTGAAGATAGTAAGTTGGATGTTGACGTTGGACTCGTTACTCTAGCTGAAAGGTGTCTCATAAAGATATCAGGGGATAATATTATTAGGATGCACGAATTCCTGCAAGAGATGGGTAGAGAAATCGTACGTCAACCATGTATTCATGAGCCTGGAAAACGTGAATTCTTAATGGAGTGTCAGGAGATTTGTGATGTACTTGCAAAAGGAACT GGAACTAAAAGTGTTTTAGGCATATTTTTGAACTTATCTGAAATGAAGGATACGTTATGTTTTGGCGAGGAAGTATTCGAAGGAATGACAAACCTTCGGTTTCTAAGAATCTACGGCATCTCACAAGAGGATAAAGAAATTGGTTTGGAATTTCGGCATCTCAACCTTAGTACGTTGAAATGGTGGGATGGCTCACGTAAGCCTTTAAAGGAAGGCAAATACTATATGGGGCGCCAGCTTAGATTACTTGAATGGTGGGGATACCCAATGTGGCGCTTGCCTTCTTACATCTGTGCAGAAAACCTTGTTGAACTCATAATGCCGGATAGCCGCCTTACGATGTTGTGGACTGGGGTTCAG CTGCTTAATAACCTCAAGAAGATAGATTTGCGGAGATCTAAAAAGCTGAATGAACTCCCAAATCTTTCAACGGCCACCAATCTCGAGGAACTGTATCTTGAAGATTGCTGGAGTCTGTGGAAGATTACTTCCTCTATTCGTTATCTCAAGAAACTGAGGAAGCTAGACATGAAAAGATGCAAAGAACTGCTGCTGCTTCCAACCGATATTGACTTGGAGTCTCTCCATTCCCTCAATCTCAGTGGATGCTCCAAGTTAGAGAGTTTTCCTCACATTTCAAGGAATATTTCAAATCTTGTTCTTGATGAAACCAAGATTGAAGAAGTTCCTGAAAGGATAGAAGATATCTCTGGGCTCAATTACATATTGATGACCGGTTTCagcaacttaaaatatttttcttccaACATTTCGAAACTGAAACATTTTGAGATGATGTTGTTTACAGTGGTGACGACGACATATGATAGTGGCATCATGGACAATAGGACAAACGATGTCTTCCTAAGCTTCCATAGGGAAGATGTTCGCAAAGCTTTTGTGAGCTACTTGCACAAGGAATTTATGAGAGACCAGGACCTGGCTACTAATGTTGTAAACGAGATAAGATCTTCAAGAATCGCAATAGTCATTCTTACAGATAACTACATGTCTTCGGAACGGTGCTTGGATGAGTTGGTGGAGATCATAGAGTGCAGCGAAGAGATTGGTCAAAAAGTGATCCCCGTTTATTATGATGTGGATACTGTTAATATCAGCAGGCAGATCCAAGACATTATTAAGACCGAATCGTACCCACAAAAACTGAGACAAGCTTTTACTGTAGTAAGCCAACTTCAGGGATATAATTTCTCAACCTg GGATCCTGAAACTGCGGTGAGTCAAATGCTGGCTGATGATATATCGTTTTCACCAAAAGAGTTATTTGACATGGAAACATTAAAAGAGGAATTCAATGGTCTAGAGTGGAAGGAGAAGGTGTTGTTTTGTCACATTGCTTGCTTTTTCAATAATGAGACATATGAGAATGTGACGCAATTGCTGAAAGACTGTGGGTTTGATGTTGGAGGTAGTCTTGAGATTCTATATGAAAAGTCTCTGATACAGATATCAGTAGAGAGAGTCATAATTATGCGTCCTGTGCTGCAAAAGATAGGCAGAGATGAAGTTCTTGCAGAATTCATTAACGTGCCTGCAAATCGTCAGTTCTTGATGGATACTGAGGGTTGCGACCTACTTATTGATCTAACt GATGATACTAAAAGAATGTACGGTATCTCATTTAACATATCAGAAATGGAACAGAGATTGGCAAGAGATGAAAGACTCAAAGGAATGAAAAGGTTGAAGGTTATGAGAATGTACAAGGACAGTTTGTACGGTAAAGAAGTCCGAGTTCATTTAGTTATAGGCCTCCACTCTTTGTGGGAGCGCCTGAGTAATATTTGA